The proteins below come from a single Papaver somniferum cultivar HN1 chromosome 11, ASM357369v1, whole genome shotgun sequence genomic window:
- the LOC113323486 gene encoding uncharacterized protein LOC113323486 — protein sequence MPHRTRPMTGMLVFLGVNAVLLSTISPVYDFVCFLPYWDRRRERRRIEREGALAKES from the exons ATGCCACATAGAACGAGGCCCATGACAGGGATGTTGGTATTTCTAGGGGTCAATGCAGTTTTACTGTCAACGATCTCTCCGGTGTATGATTTCGTCTGCTTCCTACCTTACTGGGATAGAAGG AGAGAAAGACGCCGTATTGAAAGGGAGGGTGCTTTGGCAAAGGAATCGTAA